In a genomic window of Anaerolineae bacterium:
- a CDS encoding aspartyl protease family protein, whose translation MGEIYLELTVANIHDRERQQEIAFLVDTGATRAWIPKEIADRLGIQPIGTLALELADGSIKEFPYGFCLFDFGGETIAGNVIIGPPGSEPIVGTHVLQDFRLVIDMERHTVSRRRAMKAK comes from the coding sequence ATGGGTGAGATCTACCTGGAACTCACAGTCGCCAACATCCATGATCGTGAGCGGCAGCAAGAGATCGCCTTTCTAGTAGACACTGGAGCCACGAGGGCTTGGATTCCTAAGGAGATCGCTGATAGGTTGGGTATCCAACCTATAGGCACCCTCGCTCTGGAGCTAGCAGATGGCAGTATTAAGGAGTTCCCTTACGGTTTCTGTCTGTTCGATTTTGGCGGAGAGACCATTGCTGGTAACGTGATCATTGGGCCTCCAGGCAGCGAACCGATTGTTGGGACGCACGTGTTACAGGACTTTCGTCTGGTCATAGACATGGAGCGACATACGGTGTCGCGTAGGCGGGCAATGAAAGCCAAGTAA
- a CDS encoding sugar phosphate isomerase/epimerase, protein MTRTVKLDIGLNAAFTTRRWEEPENWMRLTAELGYPYLEFCGDVIDPFFSGDRSYQLRAAEAARRAGEKYGVVISDYYTGMATHRFHGLSHSDPSVRARMREWIVQAMDITLALGATRLGGHWDALSVEVLADPERTREAMCRLYDTFRELCEVAAQKGLTALYNEQMYIPSETPWTIEQAFEYLVAVNGALKDAPRVPLYLTIDVGHQAGMHYGATGDDLDYVAWLRALAPVSEVVHLQQTTPDGSYHWPFTAERNQQGHIDMQKVLEAIEWGHRHWKENRLYGIVPPVQQHFLILEVIPGSTVTEERLLRELKESAQYLRQFVPEGGLTFTVEV, encoded by the coding sequence ATGACACGCACCGTTAAACTCGATATCGGCCTCAACGCCGCTTTCACCACCCGTCGATGGGAAGAGCCAGAGAACTGGATGCGGCTGACAGCGGAGCTCGGCTATCCATATTTAGAATTCTGCGGCGATGTCATTGACCCGTTCTTTAGCGGCGATCGCTCCTATCAGCTACGCGCCGCCGAAGCGGCCCGTCGCGCTGGAGAAAAATACGGCGTGGTCATCAGCGATTACTACACAGGGATGGCCACCCACCGCTTTCATGGTCTGTCGCATAGTGACCCCTCGGTGCGTGCCCGCATGCGGGAGTGGATCGTGCAGGCAATGGACATCACATTGGCGCTGGGAGCCACGCGTCTGGGCGGCCATTGGGATGCCCTCTCTGTCGAGGTGCTAGCTGATCCCGAGCGGACAAGGGAGGCGATGTGCCGTCTATACGATACCTTCCGCGAGCTGTGTGAGGTGGCTGCGCAAAAAGGGCTGACTGCGCTCTATAACGAGCAGATGTACATTCCCAGCGAGACGCCATGGACGATTGAGCAGGCCTTTGAGTATCTGGTGGCCGTCAACGGCGCGTTGAAAGATGCGCCGCGTGTGCCGTTGTATCTAACCATTGACGTCGGGCATCAAGCGGGAATGCACTATGGTGCCACCGGTGATGACCTAGACTATGTAGCTTGGCTGCGCGCTTTAGCCCCTGTGAGCGAGGTAGTTCACCTTCAGCAGACCACTCCAGATGGCAGCTATCACTGGCCGTTCACGGCGGAACGCAACCAGCAAGGCCATATTGACATGCAGAAGGTGCTCGAAGCCATCGAATGGGGGCATCGCCACTGGAAAGAGAACAGGCTCTACGGGATCGTTCCGCCGGTCCAGCAGCACTTCCTAATCCTGGAGGTGATCCCGGGCTCCACCGTGACCGAGGAGCGCCTGTTGCGCGAGCTAAAAGAGTCAGCTCAGTATTTACGGCAGTTCGTACCAGAGGGAGGGCTTACGTTTACAGTAGAAGTGTAA
- the folE gene encoding GTP cyclohydrolase I FolE — protein sequence MTHHVQVTPDEEWLKATSIEDSNTENRRQAEIRAAVRKLLCAIGEDPDREGLVNTPDRVARMYEELLVGYHTDPVKLVNGALFHVNYDEMVVVRDIEFYSLCEHHLLPFFGYAHVAYIPNGTVIGLSKIPRIVDMFARRLQVQERMTQQIADFIQEILQPQGVAVIIEGAHMCSMMRGVKKSQATMTTSAMLGVFRDNPRARAEFLEHISRRQLNG from the coding sequence ATGACCCATCACGTGCAGGTAACTCCCGATGAGGAATGGCTGAAGGCAACCTCCATAGAAGATAGCAATACGGAAAATAGACGCCAAGCTGAGATCCGGGCTGCTGTGCGTAAGCTCCTTTGCGCCATTGGGGAAGATCCCGATCGAGAGGGCCTGGTGAACACGCCCGATCGAGTCGCCCGTATGTATGAGGAGCTGTTAGTGGGATACCACACCGATCCAGTGAAGCTCGTCAACGGGGCGCTGTTCCATGTGAACTACGACGAGATGGTGGTAGTCAGGGATATCGAGTTTTACAGCCTGTGCGAGCATCACCTATTGCCCTTCTTCGGCTATGCCCACGTTGCCTATATTCCCAACGGTACGGTCATCGGACTGAGCAAAATCCCGCGGATCGTTGACATGTTCGCCCGAAGGTTGCAAGTTCAGGAACGAATGACCCAGCAGATCGCCGACTTTATTCAGGAGATACTTCAGCCGCAGGGGGTAGCTGTGATCATTGAAGGGGCACACATGTGTAGCATGATGCGTGGTGTGAAGAAATCCCAGGCCACTATGACCACCAGTGCTATGCTCGGCGTGTTTCGCGATAACCCAAGGGCTCGCGCGGAGTTCCTAGAACACATTAGCCGTCGTCAGCTCAATGGCTAA
- the folB gene encoding dihydroneopterin aldolase, translating to MADQIHIADLLLRTVIGINAEERRERQDVLINIVLYTDTRRAGETDDINDAVNYRTLTKQVIHLVENSQFYLIERLAAEIAALCLEDPRVERARVTVEKPGALRFARSVGVTIERDRHQRLP from the coding sequence ATGGCCGATCAAATTCATATCGCTGACCTCCTCCTCAGAACGGTGATCGGGATTAACGCTGAGGAACGGCGAGAACGGCAAGATGTGTTAATCAATATCGTCTTGTATACAGACACCCGAAGAGCTGGCGAGACTGACGACATCAACGACGCGGTGAACTATCGCACATTGACCAAGCAGGTGATCCACCTGGTGGAAAACTCACAGTTTTATCTGATTGAGAGATTAGCTGCTGAAATCGCTGCGCTTTGCCTGGAGGATCCCCGCGTGGAACGAGCTCGCGTGACAGTGGAGAAGCCCGGCGCTCTGCGCTTCGCCCGCTCTGTCGGCGTGACCATTGAACGAGATCGTCATCAACGGCTGCCCTAG
- the fliF gene encoding flagellar basal-body MS-ring/collar protein FliF, with amino-acid sequence MGVLRQRVQDWWQSLARWQQIAAVGIGIGGLALLFYLTILAQTPEYAVAFSGLSEQDAAAVVEALKKSNVPYRIEGNGSVIRVPASQVYEVRLEMARQGLPKGGTVGFEIFDSGQLGTLGMTDFLQRVNYQRALEGELARTIASLEPLQTARVHLVIPEPSLFLEEQKEPSASVLVQLKPGRRLDRGQIEAITHLVASSVEGLKPKNITVVDVEGEVLWSQAEETEGAGIERVSATQIEIQRMYEAEMQNRLQSLLDKTLGPDKAAVQVSVTMDWDRLETSSETYSQGGPASGVLRSSRVIEEYQGRPGALAGGVVGLDANSPQIPSYPGVITATAEGGYVRRETLYNYEVSKTVQNLVKAPGSIKRMSVAVLLDQSVPAEQRRSIEQMVAAAVGLDSSRGDTIALAVTAFDRSFYTAQQKAFQAAQREELLIAGVKALASIIGLALLLLFVRGLFRDLSVRRLHPYMTVLSAGQTAVPIAALEAAQGQLAPSQAVSALAPGPTLAGPPTAQRATEEVTDEVELSALSTAQNEEARYLRHMMMLAREDPDTIVEVIEKWLREG; translated from the coding sequence ATGGGTGTGCTGAGGCAGCGGGTTCAGGACTGGTGGCAAAGCTTGGCGCGCTGGCAACAGATCGCCGCTGTCGGAATTGGCATCGGAGGCCTAGCGCTGCTGTTCTATCTGACTATTTTAGCCCAGACGCCGGAGTACGCTGTAGCTTTTAGCGGACTGAGCGAACAGGATGCGGCCGCGGTGGTAGAGGCGCTGAAGAAGAGCAACGTGCCATATCGGATTGAGGGGAATGGAAGCGTGATCCGCGTCCCTGCCAGCCAGGTGTACGAGGTGCGGCTGGAGATGGCACGACAGGGACTGCCCAAGGGTGGCACGGTCGGCTTCGAGATCTTCGATAGTGGGCAGCTCGGCACCTTGGGTATGACCGATTTCCTACAGCGCGTGAACTACCAACGCGCTCTGGAAGGAGAGCTGGCCCGCACCATCGCCAGCCTGGAGCCACTACAGACGGCCCGCGTTCATCTCGTCATCCCTGAGCCCAGCCTGTTCCTCGAAGAACAGAAAGAACCTAGTGCATCCGTCCTGGTTCAGCTCAAACCCGGGCGCCGTCTGGACCGGGGGCAAATCGAGGCCATCACCCACTTGGTGGCCAGCAGCGTCGAGGGGCTGAAGCCCAAGAACATTACCGTCGTGGATGTGGAGGGTGAGGTCCTATGGAGCCAAGCGGAGGAGACCGAAGGGGCTGGGATTGAGCGGGTGAGCGCCACTCAGATCGAGATTCAGCGCATGTACGAGGCGGAAATGCAAAACCGGCTTCAGAGCTTGTTAGACAAGACCCTGGGACCAGACAAGGCCGCCGTCCAGGTTAGCGTCACAATGGATTGGGATCGCCTGGAGACTAGCAGCGAAACCTACTCGCAGGGTGGGCCAGCCTCGGGCGTATTGCGCAGCTCGCGAGTGATAGAGGAATATCAGGGACGGCCGGGAGCCCTGGCAGGAGGTGTGGTCGGCTTGGATGCCAACTCCCCCCAGATTCCTAGCTATCCTGGTGTGATCACCGCCACGGCTGAAGGCGGATATGTGCGACGTGAGACCCTCTACAATTACGAGGTGTCCAAGACGGTCCAGAACCTAGTCAAGGCGCCTGGCAGCATCAAACGGATGTCGGTAGCTGTGTTGCTGGATCAAAGCGTGCCGGCTGAGCAGCGTCGGAGCATTGAGCAGATGGTAGCCGCTGCGGTGGGACTTGACTCTTCCCGCGGCGATACTATCGCTTTGGCCGTCACAGCATTTGACCGAAGCTTTTACACGGCGCAACAAAAGGCCTTCCAGGCCGCTCAGCGGGAGGAGCTGCTCATTGCAGGCGTGAAAGCTCTGGCGTCTATTATTGGATTGGCGTTGCTTCTGCTCTTCGTGCGCGGCCTCTTCCGCGACCTTTCTGTTCGCCGTTTGCACCCGTATATGACTGTGTTATCAGCCGGTCAGACGGCTGTGCCCATCGCGGCGTTGGAGGCCGCTCAAGGACAGCTAGCTCCTTCTCAGGCGGTCTCTGCCTTGGCGCCGGGCCCTACGCTAGCAGGGCCGCCGACAGCCCAGCGCGCGACAGAGGAGGTAACCGATGAGGTGGAGCTCTCGGCCCTGTCCACGGCTCAAAACGAGGAAGCCCGCTACTTGCGGCATATGATGATGCTGGCTCGTGAGGATCCCGACACGATCGTAGAGGTCATCGAAAAATGGCTGCGGGAAGGTTAG
- a CDS encoding class II aldolase/adducin family protein — protein MIKQTKQDILAQLIWMSHELGRPELDYAILGEGNVSARIDDETFLVKASGAELRTLDENGLVEVSLQRALALLDAEDISDASVKAGLVAAKVDPTATRHPSVETVLHALALTAGGATWVGHTHPTAVNAVLCSQAAESAYAGRLFPDEIVVCGPAPVFVPYTDPGVPLARCVREKIQAYMEEWGQPPKVILMQNHGLIALGSSPQEVLNITAMAVKVARVLLGTYALGGPRFLTEQQVTRIHTRPDEALRRRMLGLK, from the coding sequence ATGATCAAGCAAACCAAACAAGACATTCTAGCTCAGCTTATCTGGATGTCCCACGAGTTAGGTCGGCCCGAATTGGATTACGCCATTCTGGGCGAGGGGAACGTTTCGGCTCGTATAGATGATGAGACTTTCCTGGTCAAGGCCAGCGGTGCTGAACTGCGCACACTAGATGAAAATGGGTTGGTGGAGGTCTCCCTACAACGGGCTTTGGCACTGCTGGATGCGGAAGACATCTCTGATGCTAGCGTCAAGGCCGGGCTGGTCGCCGCCAAGGTAGATCCCACGGCAACGCGACATCCCTCCGTAGAGACGGTGTTGCACGCGCTCGCCCTGACCGCGGGGGGAGCGACGTGGGTGGGCCATACACACCCGACCGCCGTCAACGCAGTGCTCTGCTCGCAGGCAGCGGAGTCGGCGTACGCGGGACGGCTCTTTCCGGACGAGATCGTCGTGTGCGGGCCGGCGCCGGTCTTTGTACCATATACTGATCCTGGAGTGCCGCTAGCCCGCTGTGTACGGGAGAAGATCCAGGCCTATATGGAGGAGTGGGGACAACCGCCTAAGGTGATCCTCATGCAAAACCATGGGCTGATCGCGCTGGGGAGCAGTCCACAAGAGGTGCTCAACATCACCGCCATGGCTGTGAAGGTGGCGCGCGTGTTGCTGGGGACGTATGCATTGGGTGGACCGCGTTTTCTCACCGAACAGCAGGTAACCCGCATTCACACCCGCCCAGACGAGGCGCTGCGACGCCGAATGCTGGGATTAAAGTGA
- the flgC gene encoding flagellar basal body rod protein FlgC, whose translation MGAFTALRISASALTAERLRMDVIANNIANQQTTRAVNGKPYRRRVAVFVPLEAHRVLGRAQEVNRPLPDQMGVRVAAIVEDPRPGMRVYNPNHPDADAEGYVTYPNVDIVTEMVDMMSAARAYEANLIAAQTAKQMALRALDIGR comes from the coding sequence ATGGGGGCCTTTACCGCCTTACGGATCAGCGCTTCGGCGCTTACGGCCGAGCGGTTGCGCATGGATGTGATCGCCAACAATATCGCCAATCAGCAGACGACGCGCGCGGTCAACGGGAAGCCTTACCGCCGACGTGTGGCTGTTTTCGTCCCGTTAGAGGCCCATAGGGTGCTGGGGCGCGCTCAAGAGGTCAACCGCCCGTTGCCCGATCAGATGGGTGTGCGAGTGGCAGCCATCGTGGAAGACCCGCGGCCCGGCATGCGGGTCTATAACCCGAATCATCCTGACGCGGACGCCGAAGGATACGTTACGTATCCAAATGTGGATATCGTCACTGAAATGGTGGACATGATGTCGGCTGCGCGGGCTTATGAGGCGAATCTGATAGCTGCTCAGACCGCTAAGCAGATGGCTCTCCGAGCGCTTGATATCGGACGGTAG
- the folK gene encoding 2-amino-4-hydroxy-6-hydroxymethyldihydropteridine diphosphokinase, giving the protein MNLVYLLLGSNIEPERNLPAAVAHLSRFGCVRATSAVWQTAPIGRADQPDYLNAVVLLETPLSAQELRETAIAFVEAALGRVRTADKDAPRTIDVDILLFNREILSLGQRRIPSPEILERPFVAILLAEIAPGYIHPETGQTLQQIADRFPSEAAKMRKREDVPLLPPQAMPTAMKREKR; this is encoded by the coding sequence GTGAATCTGGTTTACCTGCTACTGGGCTCTAACATCGAGCCGGAACGAAATCTACCAGCCGCTGTGGCTCACCTGAGCCGATTCGGATGTGTGCGGGCAACCTCGGCTGTCTGGCAAACTGCCCCTATCGGGCGGGCTGATCAGCCCGATTATCTTAACGCGGTCGTACTGCTGGAGACCCCGTTATCGGCACAGGAATTGCGAGAGACAGCGATCGCTTTTGTCGAGGCTGCCTTGGGACGCGTACGAACGGCCGATAAGGATGCGCCGCGGACCATAGACGTGGACATCCTGTTATTTAACCGGGAGATCCTATCGCTGGGCCAGCGTCGCATTCCCAGCCCTGAGATCCTGGAGAGGCCCTTTGTGGCGATTCTCCTGGCCGAGATCGCCCCTGGATATATCCATCCCGAAACCGGTCAAACGTTGCAGCAGATCGCAGATCGCTTCCCCAGCGAGGCGGCCAAGATGCGTAAACGGGAGGACGTTCCATTGCTGCCACCACAGGCAATGCCTACAGCCATGAAGAGGGAGAAGCGATGA
- the rhaI gene encoding L-rhamnose isomerase, which yields MSTDSLKAYPFLAQQLTDRGVDVEAVKTALKAQRVETPSWGYGDSGTRFKVFAWPGAARNLREKLADAAHVHRLTGICPTVAIHIPWDKVDDWEEVTAYAHSLGVRIGAVNPNVFQDNAYKLGSICNPDREVRRQAIEHILECIEIGKKVGSTVLSLWFADGTNYPGQDSIRARKDRMEEALAEVYAALPSNMRMLIEYKFFEPAFYHTDLADWGTAYMMALKLGPQAQVLVDTGHHAPGTNIEHIVALLLDEARLGGFHFNARKYADDDLIVGTINPFELFLIFNELVAAAQDSDPAVAACARNVAYMIDQSHNIESKLEAMILSVVNVQTAYAKALLVDRQALAQAQMAGDVLGAHEVLMQAYETDVRPLLAQVRVEMGLEPDPIAAHRASQYEQKIAQERGQGSGSASGYPGA from the coding sequence ATGTCCACCGATTCGCTCAAGGCATATCCCTTTCTAGCTCAGCAACTCACCGATCGCGGCGTAGACGTAGAAGCGGTGAAAACTGCTCTCAAAGCCCAACGCGTTGAGACCCCCTCATGGGGATACGGCGATTCTGGCACGCGTTTCAAGGTCTTCGCCTGGCCAGGTGCAGCCCGCAATCTACGGGAGAAGCTGGCCGACGCTGCCCACGTCCACCGGCTGACCGGCATCTGTCCTACCGTGGCCATCCACATTCCCTGGGACAAGGTGGACGACTGGGAGGAGGTCACGGCGTATGCTCATTCGCTAGGGGTCAGGATCGGGGCTGTGAACCCTAACGTCTTCCAGGATAATGCTTATAAGCTCGGCTCGATCTGCAACCCGGACCGCGAGGTGCGCAGGCAGGCCATCGAGCACATCCTGGAATGCATTGAGATCGGTAAAAAGGTTGGCTCCACCGTCCTCAGCCTGTGGTTTGCTGACGGCACCAACTATCCCGGCCAGGACTCTATCCGGGCCCGTAAGGATCGCATGGAGGAGGCGTTGGCTGAGGTGTACGCAGCGCTGCCCAGCAACATGCGCATGCTCATCGAGTACAAGTTCTTCGAGCCGGCTTTTTACCACACCGATCTGGCCGATTGGGGCACTGCCTACATGATGGCGCTCAAGCTCGGCCCGCAGGCCCAAGTGTTGGTAGACACCGGCCATCATGCCCCCGGCACCAACATCGAACACATCGTCGCGCTGTTGCTGGACGAGGCTAGGCTGGGCGGCTTCCATTTCAACGCTCGCAAGTACGCAGATGATGATTTGATCGTAGGCACGATCAATCCCTTCGAGTTATTTCTGATCTTCAACGAGCTGGTCGCGGCTGCGCAGGACTCTGATCCGGCCGTAGCCGCATGCGCTCGCAACGTCGCCTACATGATCGACCAATCCCACAACATCGAGTCTAAGCTTGAGGCGATGATCCTGTCGGTGGTCAACGTGCAGACAGCCTATGCTAAGGCGTTGCTGGTGGATCGGCAGGCGCTGGCCCAAGCGCAGATGGCCGGAGATGTGCTGGGCGCGCATGAGGTGCTGATGCAGGCCTATGAGACGGATGTGCGCCCACTGCTGGCTCAGGTGCGGGTGGAGATGGGGCTAGAGCCAGATCCCATTGCGGCGCATCGCGCCTCGCAATATGAGCAGAAGATCGCGCAGGAGCGAGGGCAAGGCTCAGGATCAGCCAGCGGCTATCCGGGGGCGTGA
- the fliE gene encoding flagellar hook-basal body complex protein FliE: MAIDLISQIQQSLPSSAERTANSMLRSSAGPSFGALIRDALEELNRLQVEANQAATDLVAGKPVDLHDVMIAIEKANLGFQLALQVRNKLVEAYQEIMRMQV, encoded by the coding sequence ATGGCGATAGACCTGATTTCTCAGATTCAACAGAGCCTTCCATCCTCCGCTGAGAGGACAGCAAACTCGATGCTTCGCTCTTCGGCAGGTCCCTCGTTTGGTGCCCTGATTCGCGACGCGCTGGAAGAGTTAAACCGGCTGCAGGTGGAGGCCAACCAGGCTGCCACCGATCTTGTGGCCGGTAAGCCGGTGGATCTACACGACGTCATGATCGCCATCGAAAAGGCGAACTTAGGATTTCAGCTAGCTCTCCAAGTGCGAAACAAGCTGGTCGAGGCGTATCAAGAGATCATGCGGATGCAGGTGTAG
- a CDS encoding FliH/SctL family protein, whose amino-acid sequence MSSARRRTADPPLFVSLLLPSDTDEVGKPPPFRPFFPEMETEVRLTPADGTEGQAEQELRTGDQQLADEWVARLAEVDQVLRQAHQRAEALAKQAEAEGYEAGYRRGYDQGLELARHALDQEVAHVRSIAQALAQARRQMLESLEGEVVALALAIARKVIGEEAAHNEQVIIHMVQRAVRQLGQRGPYRIRLSPRDAQRLSERWKAQDDPGGVEWELVPDERIAPGGCILESGAATVDARLETQLDLVQKALLGDREVPSIQGLLDEFDDRPAQVP is encoded by the coding sequence TTGTCTAGCGCTCGCCGAAGGACAGCCGATCCGCCTCTGTTCGTGTCGCTGTTGCTCCCAAGTGATACGGATGAAGTAGGTAAGCCTCCACCATTCCGCCCCTTCTTCCCGGAGATGGAAACGGAAGTGCGGCTGACGCCGGCGGATGGGACAGAGGGACAGGCAGAGCAAGAGCTGCGGACGGGTGACCAGCAGTTGGCCGATGAGTGGGTAGCCCGGTTAGCCGAGGTAGACCAGGTACTGCGGCAAGCCCATCAGCGTGCTGAAGCCCTGGCTAAGCAGGCCGAAGCCGAGGGATATGAGGCTGGCTATCGCAGGGGGTACGACCAAGGGCTAGAGCTCGCTCGCCATGCCTTGGACCAGGAAGTGGCACATGTCCGATCCATTGCGCAGGCACTAGCTCAAGCTCGCCGGCAGATGTTGGAAAGCCTGGAAGGTGAGGTCGTAGCGCTGGCCCTGGCCATCGCTCGAAAGGTCATCGGTGAAGAGGCCGCTCATAATGAGCAGGTGATCATCCATATGGTGCAGCGGGCAGTGCGTCAGCTTGGCCAGCGCGGACCTTACCGGATCCGCTTGAGCCCTCGGGACGCCCAACGTCTGTCTGAGCGGTGGAAGGCGCAAGATGACCCAGGCGGCGTGGAGTGGGAGTTAGTGCCAGATGAGCGCATAGCCCCCGGCGGGTGCATCTTGGAGAGCGGGGCAGCCACCGTGGATGCCCGCCTTGAGACACAGTTGGACCTCGTTCAAAAAGCACTGCTGGGTGACCGGGAAGTTCCTTCGATACAAGGGTTGCTCGATGAGTTTGATGATAGACCTGCGCAAGTACCATGA
- the fliG gene encoding flagellar motor switch protein FliG, giving the protein MAAGRLEAQARNASGLSGLTKAAILLISLGTELSAAILKRLQESDVERLTMAILNTQNITSEARSHVLKEAFAQAQMAKLPESGGLTYVRALLERAMGRQKAEEFIERLRMERRDGLFSFLSDADAVQIANFLKDEHPQTIALVLSHLRPAQSAKILANLDPALQTDVCIRIAVMDRTSPEVLRRVDQGLQKKLATVLLRAESASTAGGLEFLAKVLNQVDRSTEKQIMESLAKSDPQLHEQIQAKLFVFEDLRLLDDRSVQRVLQEVNQKDLLMALRGASDEIRQLIFRNLSKRAAQLLMEDLAVMGPVRLRNVEEAQQRIVSVVRRLEEAEEIVVARGGQEDILV; this is encoded by the coding sequence ATGGCTGCGGGAAGGTTAGAGGCACAAGCGCGTAACGCTTCTGGGCTGAGCGGACTCACCAAAGCCGCGATCCTGTTGATCAGCTTGGGAACCGAGCTCTCGGCTGCGATTCTGAAACGGCTTCAGGAGAGCGACGTCGAACGCCTCACCATGGCGATTCTTAACACGCAGAACATCACCTCAGAGGCTAGAAGCCATGTGTTGAAGGAGGCGTTTGCTCAGGCTCAGATGGCCAAGCTACCGGAATCCGGAGGATTGACCTATGTGCGCGCGCTGCTAGAGCGCGCCATGGGCCGGCAAAAGGCCGAAGAATTCATCGAACGCCTCCGTATGGAGCGACGCGATGGGCTTTTCAGCTTCCTATCTGATGCCGACGCAGTGCAGATCGCAAACTTCCTGAAGGACGAACACCCGCAGACCATCGCGCTGGTCCTCTCTCACTTGCGGCCGGCGCAGTCGGCCAAGATCCTGGCCAATCTGGATCCCGCTCTTCAGACTGATGTGTGCATCCGAATCGCCGTAATGGATCGTACATCGCCAGAGGTGCTGCGGCGGGTGGATCAAGGGCTGCAAAAGAAGTTGGCGACCGTGCTTCTACGCGCTGAGAGCGCCTCCACGGCCGGTGGGCTGGAGTTCCTAGCCAAGGTGTTGAATCAGGTAGATCGCAGCACGGAGAAGCAAATCATGGAATCGCTGGCTAAGTCAGATCCTCAACTGCACGAGCAAATCCAAGCTAAGTTATTCGTCTTCGAGGATCTCCGCCTACTGGACGATCGCTCGGTGCAGCGGGTACTACAAGAGGTGAACCAGAAAGACCTGTTGATGGCGCTGCGCGGGGCCAGCGATGAGATTCGACAACTCATTTTCCGCAACCTCTCCAAGCGTGCTGCCCAACTTCTCATGGAGGACTTGGCCGTCATGGGGCCTGTACGTTTGCGCAACGTGGAAGAAGCTCAGCAGCGGATCGTCAGTGTGGTAAGACGGTTGGAGGAAGCCGAGGAAATTGTGGTGGCCCGTGGTGGCCAGGAGGATATCCTTGTCTAG